The genomic window AGAGCCTACGAAATGGTATTGTCCTTTCTGATAGCTCTTGACTCCTATCAGGTAAACATGCTAAAGGAGTTTGCCCGCTATATAACCGCACCAGAGCTTGTTATGGCTCTTACTTCTCAAGAGTTTCAAGAGGCACTGCACAGCTATTCATACCAGTTTATCCTTGAAAGCGTCGTGGACCCGAGGGTTGCGGACGAGATATACAACTACTGGAGGCAAGACAAGGTTCTTATGGAGAGAAATAGGGTAATCGCAGAGCTATATAACGGGTTTATAAGAAAGCCCACTGAGGAAAACTTTATAAAGGCGGTTTTTGGCAACTATGTGCTTGAGAGCCTATACTTTTACTCTGGCTTTGCCTTTTTCTATACCCTTGGAAGACAGGGAAAGGTAAGGAACACTGTCCAGCAGATAAAGTATATAAACAGAGACGAGCTAACCCACGTGACCCTCTTTAGGAACATAATCTTAACCCTCAAAGAAGAACAGCCTGAGCTTTTCACTCCAGAGATTGAAAAGTGGGTCTATGAGTTTTTCAAGTTTGCCACAGAAAAGGAAATAGAGTGGGGTAAGTATGTCACCCAGAACCAGATACTGGGTCTTAATGACTATCTTATAGACAGGTATATAAAGTATCTCTCTAACCTTAGGCTTACTCAACTTGGCTACAAGCCATTATATCCTGAAGTTACAGAAAACCCTATGAAATGGATAGACCAGTTTAGGACTATAAATGACACAAAGACGGACTTTTTCCAAGCAAAACCTCAGACTTATGCCAAAAGGAGTGAATTAAAATGGTAAAAGGCAAGCAAAGGGAGTAAGGTTGTTTTCAAGCCTGCTTGCGTATTCTTGAAGTTTGACCTTGCTTGCGGGATGTATAAGGTTGGGGTTTAATTCAAGAAGTGGAAAAAGGAAAAAGTCTCTTTCTGTAAGGTAAGGATGTGGAATACGGAGAAAGCTAAGCATCAAAATATGGTTTTCATAGAGTAATATATCAAGGTCTATCTCTCTTGGTCCCCACCTTTCCCTTGGTTTCCTACCAGCCTGTCTTTCTATGTTTTTCAAAATCTCAAGAAGTCTTATAGGGTTAAGCTCTGTTTCAAACTCAAGGACGCCATTTATAAAAACTGGCTGGTCTGTCTTGCCCCATGGCTGGCTAAGGTATAGTGTGGAAACCTTTTTTATTGAGCCATAACCCTTTAGAAGCTCCAAGGCTTTTATTATGTAATTGAGCCTGTCCTCTACGTTGCTCCCAAAGGCTATATAGCATAAAGGCATAAAAAAAAGTTAATACATACCACCATTTACATGCAGAACTTCACCGGTAATATAGCTGGCATAGTCTGAACACAGAAACACCACCGCGCCCGCCACATCCTCTGGCTTTCCAAACCTACCAAGTGGTATGTTCCTTAGATAGGCTTGCTTTAGCTCATCGCTTAACACTGAAGTCATATCCGTTTCTATAAAGCCTGGTGCTACCGCATTGACAGTTATGTTCCTGCTTGCCAGCTCCTTGGCGAGGCTTTTGGTAAATCCAATAAGGGCAGATTTTGTTGAGGAGTAATTTACCTGCCCTATGTTACCCGTAAAGCCTACCACAGAGGATATGTTTACTATCCTACCCCATCTTTTCTTAAGCATACCCTTTACCGCAAGGGAGGTTATAAGAAAAGTTCCAGTAAGGTTTACTCTAAGGACTTCTTCCCAGTCCTCAAGGGACATTCTCAAAAAGAGCTTATCCTTTGTTATGCCTGCGTTGTTTACGAGTATGTCTACTCCACCAAAAAGGGACTCTATCCTTTCGTAGGCAGAGGTTATGGAGTCCTTTTCGGACATATCCATGGCAACACCAAGGGTTTCTACACCGTAAGTTTGTGCTATTTCCTTTGCTACCTCTTCCGCCCTACCTTGGTCTCTCCCTGTTATTATTACCCTTGCACCTGCCTTTGCAAAATACTGGGCTATGGCTTTTCCTATTCCACGAGTAGAGCCTGTTATAAGGGCGTTCTTACCATTTAGCTCTATATGAAACATGCTAAGATTTTAACATAAGCTGAAGAAAGCACCAAGTGGTTGTATAATAGAAACCATGCTTACCACTTTTATAACTCTTTTGAGTATGCTTACCATATCTGTAAGTGGAGTTGCCATAGTTCTTGGTATATTTCTCATAAAGTCTGGCAAAAGAGAAGCTCACAAAAAGGCTATGATAACCGCCTCAGTGTTTGCCCTTATATTTGTCCTCCTATATATCCTTAGGAACGTTCTTCAGGCTCAAGGGCTCGTGCCTGTTGGAAAGTATGAGGGTCCCTACAGAGGGCTGTTTCTTTTTATTCTCTGGTCTCATACCGCTCTTGCCATAGTGAACTTTCCTCTTGCGGTTATAACCCTGAGGTATGCCTTTAAGGGATTGTTTGAAAGGCACAGGAAAATTGCCCCCATAACTGCTTTTGTCTGGATATACGTAGCTGTGACGGGTTGGCTTATCTTCTACTTTATGCAGTTCCTTAACCGATGAACATAAGAATAGGACTTGGTTTTGACTCACATGCCTTTGAAGAAGGCAAACCATTAAAGCTCGGTGGTGTAGTTATTGATTTCCCTCTTGGACTAAAGGGACATTCAGACGCAGATGTTTTGCTCCACGCTATAACTGACGCCATACTTGGTGCATTGGGTGAACCCGACATAGGGCAGATATTCTCCGATAAGGACCCAAGGTGGAAAAAGGCGGATTCTAAGGTTTTTCTCCAAGAGGCTATAAATAGAATGAGGCAAAAAGGT from Hydrogenobacter sp. T-8 includes these protein-coding regions:
- the folK gene encoding 2-amino-4-hydroxy-6-hydroxymethyldihydropteridine diphosphokinase, which gives rise to MPLCYIAFGSNVEDRLNYIIKALELLKGYGSIKKVSTLYLSQPWGKTDQPVFINGVLEFETELNPIRLLEILKNIERQAGRKPRERWGPREIDLDILLYENHILMLSFLRIPHPYLTERDFFLFPLLELNPNLIHPASKVKLQEYASRLENNLTPFACLLPF
- a CDS encoding DUF420 domain-containing protein, whose translation is MLTTFITLLSMLTISVSGVAIVLGIFLIKSGKREAHKKAMITASVFALIFVLLYILRNVLQAQGLVPVGKYEGPYRGLFLFILWSHTALAIVNFPLAVITLRYAFKGLFERHRKIAPITAFVWIYVAVTGWLIFYFMQFLNR
- a CDS encoding ribonucleotide-diphosphate reductase subunit beta; protein product: MERTIIFNPEGDREPSKRKIVFGNPTNIMELNSVKYQWAFDLYKTMGFTNFWIPEEIPMHEDRKQYEKELSEYERRAYEMVLSFLIALDSYQVNMLKEFARYITAPELVMALTSQEFQEALHSYSYQFILESVVDPRVADEIYNYWRQDKVLMERNRVIAELYNGFIRKPTEENFIKAVFGNYVLESLYFYSGFAFFYTLGRQGKVRNTVQQIKYINRDELTHVTLFRNIILTLKEEQPELFTPEIEKWVYEFFKFATEKEIEWGKYVTQNQILGLNDYLIDRYIKYLSNLRLTQLGYKPLYPEVTENPMKWIDQFRTINDTKTDFFQAKPQTYAKRSELKW
- the ispF gene encoding 2-C-methyl-D-erythritol 2,4-cyclodiphosphate synthase, with the protein product MNIRIGLGFDSHAFEEGKPLKLGGVVIDFPLGLKGHSDADVLLHAITDAILGALGEPDIGQIFSDKDPRWKKADSKVFLQEAINRMRQKGYRLINLDCVIVADKPKIAPYKDAIKENLSRMLEIAPENISIKGKTREGFCREDGIACFCTILLIHEG
- the fabG gene encoding 3-oxoacyl-[acyl-carrier-protein] reductase, translating into MFHIELNGKNALITGSTRGIGKAIAQYFAKAGARVIITGRDQGRAEEVAKEIAQTYGVETLGVAMDMSEKDSITSAYERIESLFGGVDILVNNAGITKDKLFLRMSLEDWEEVLRVNLTGTFLITSLAVKGMLKKRWGRIVNISSVVGFTGNIGQVNYSSTKSALIGFTKSLAKELASRNITVNAVAPGFIETDMTSVLSDELKQAYLRNIPLGRFGKPEDVAGAVVFLCSDYASYITGEVLHVNGGMY